The following are encoded in a window of Rosa chinensis cultivar Old Blush chromosome 4, RchiOBHm-V2, whole genome shotgun sequence genomic DNA:
- the LOC112196585 gene encoding ethylene receptor 2 codes for MLKALASGLSISLLLVCVSASDNGFPRCNCDDEGSLWSIESILECQRVSDFLIAVAYFSIPIELLYFISCSNVPFKWVLFQFIAFIVLCGMTHLLNGWTYGPHPFQLMLALTVFKILTALVSCATAITLITLIPLLLKVKVREFMLKKKTWDLGREVGIIMRQKEAGMHVRMLTQEIRKSLDRHTILSTTLFELSETLGLQYCAVWMPNEIKTEMILTHELKGRNYSNMYNFSIPIGDPDVVLIKGSDGVNILGPDSILVSGSSGDFGEPGPVAAIRMPMLRVSNFKGGTPELIQTCYAILVLVLPGGQPRSWSSQELEIIKVVADQVAVALSHAAILEESQLMREQLAEQNRALQQAKMNAMLASQARNSFQKVMSDGMRRPMHSVLGLLSMMQDESLNNDQRVIVDAMVRTSNVLSTLINDAMDNSAKDSGRFPLEMRSFRLHAMIKEAACLAKCLCVYRGFGFAIEVDKSLADHVMGDERRVFQVILHMVGSLLNGNQGGGLVVFRVSSENGSQGRNDQRWAPWRQNSSDGGGVYVRFEIGISNGGSQSDGTNPTMQFVGKRYNSEGVEDLSFNICKRLVQLMQGNIWAIPNPQGFAQSMALVLRFQPRQSIAITISEPGGSSEHSHSNSIFRGLQVLLTDEDDVNRAVTRKLLEKLGCNVTAVSSGFECLSAIGPSGVSVQVVFLDLQMAELDAYEVAMKIRKFRSHTWPLIIAVTASADEDVWDRCMQIGINGVIRKPALLQGISSELRRVLVQANKIV; via the exons ATGTTAAAGGCATTAGCATCTGGGCTATCAATTTCTTTGCTCCTGGTATGTGTTTCGGCGTCTGATAATGGATTTCCGCGGTGCAATTGTGACGACGAGGGCAGCTTGTGGAGCATTGAGAGCATACTAGAATGTCAGCGAGTGAGCGATTTCTTGATTGCGGTGGCCTACTTTTCGATCCCCATTGAGCTGCTCTACTTTATCAGCTGCTCGAATGTACCTTTCAAATGGGTTCTCTTTCAGTTTATTGCCTTCATTGTGCTATGTGGAATGACACATTTGCTGAATGGCTGGACTTATGGTCCTCACCCTTTTCAGCTAATGCTTGCTCTCACAGTTTTCAAAATTCTCACTGCTCTGGTATCATGTGCCACTGCTATAACGCTCATCACTCTCATTCCTTTGCTTCTCAAAGTCAAAGTGAGAGAATTtatgttgaagaagaagacttgGGACCTTGGAAGAGAGGTTGGGATTATAATGAGACAGAAAGAAGCTGGAATGCATGTTCGAATGCTTACCCAAGAGATTCGCAAGTCTCTTGATAGACATACAATATTGTCCACAACCCTCTTTGAGCTATCTGAGACATTGGGTTTGCAGTACTGTGCAGTTTGGATGCCTAATGAAATTAAAACGGAGATGATCCTGACCCATGAGTTGAAAGGGAGGAATTATTCTAATATGTACAACTTTTCTATACCAATAGGTGATCCAGATGTTGTACTTATCAAAGGGAGTGATGGGGTCAACATCCTTGGGCCAGATTCAATACTCGTGTCTGGAAGCAGTGGTGATTTTGGTGAGCCGGGACCAGTAGCTGCAATACGGATGCCAATGCTTCGGGTTTCCAATTTCAAAGGGGGGACCCCTGAGTTGATCCAGACTTGTTATGCGATTTTGGTTCTGGTTCTCCCTGGTGGACAGCCTAGATCTTGGAGCAGCCAGGAACTTGAGATAATTAAGGTGGTTGCTGATCAGGTGGCTGTGGCTTTATCCCATGCTGCAATCCTTGAAGAGTCCCAACTTATGCGGGAACAATTGGCTGAGCAAAATCGAGCCTTGCAACAGGCAAAAATGAATGCTATGTTGGCCAGCCAAGCAAGAAACTCATTCCAGAAGGTAATGAGTGATGGGATGAGAAGGCCAATGCACTCAGTTTTGGGGTTGCTTTCCATGATGCAGGATGAGAGTTTGAATAATGATCAACGAGTTATTGTTGATGCAATGGTGAGGACGAGCAATGTCCTATCGACCTTAATAAATGATGCGATGGACAATTCAGCCAAGGATAGTGGAAGATTTCCTTTAGAGATGAGATCTTTCCGGTTACATGCAATGATAAAAGAAGCAGCTTGCCTTGCCAAATGCTTGTGTGTGTATAGGGGATTTGGTTTTGCAATTGAGGTTGACAAGTCCTTAGCTGATCATGTAATGGGAGATGAAAGAAGGGTTTTTCAGGTGATTTTGCATATGGTTGGGAGCCTGCTGAATGGAAACCAGGGGGGAGGGTTGGTCGTTTTTCGGGTTTCTTCAGAGAATGGAAGTCAGGGGAGGAATGATCAAAGATGGGCACCTTGGAGACAAAACTCATCTGATGGTGGTGGTGTATATGTTAGATTCGAGATTGGGATAAGCAACGGTGGTTCTCAATCAGATGGCACAAATCCAACGATGCAGTTTGTTGGTAAGAGATACAACAGTGAAGGAGTTGAGGACTTGAGCTTCAACATTTGCAAAAGGCTTGTGCAG TTGATGCAAGGAAACATATGGGCAATCCCTAATCCTCAAGGATTTGCTCAAAGCATGGCACTTGTTCTCCGGTTTCAACCTCGGCAgtccattgcaataaccatctcTGAACCTGGAGGATCATCAGAGCACTCACATTCAAATTCTATTTTCAGAGGCTTGCAAGTTCTGTTAACAGATGAAGATGATGTGAATAGGGCTGTGACCCGGAAACTGCTTGAGAAGCTAGGTTGCAATGTAACCGCTGTTTCCTCTGGATTTGAATGCCTTTCTGCCATTGGTCCCTCTGGAGTTTCTGTCCAAGTCGTTTTTCTAGATCTCCAAATGGCCGAGTTGGATGCTTATGAAGTCGCAatgaaaattagaaaatttcGAAGCCACACTTGGCCATTGATCATCGCTGTAACTGCCAGTGCAGATGAAGATGTTTGGGACAGATGCATGCAGATTGGGATCAATGGAGTTATCCGAAAACCAGCATTGTTGCAAGGGATTTCCAGCGAGCTAAGAAGAGTCCTGGTGCAGGCAAACAAAATTGTGTGA